Proteins encoded by one window of Cystobacter ferrugineus:
- a CDS encoding phosphate/phosphite/phosphonate ABC transporter substrate-binding protein has product MPGPPSAQSRVAFRFGLPPSLGNAPALERAEPLSAFLSRALGRKVEVGVAASYEALAKDLLAGRADAIWAPPFVCARVEALGVRVLARGVRRGRSSYRSALVARADAGLTVEGLQGKRVAWVDRESVGGYLLPAAHLKARGLEPAKVFSSQLFTGSYRAALESVRDGLADVAGVFCPPESTGLTYADGVEVVLPGHGGAFSLLAYTEEAPNDGVPVGMGVAPELVALLERAFLGLHQGEEGRRLLEGIFVADRFEPAPRMGYRALYRVALASL; this is encoded by the coding sequence ATGCCTGGTCCGCCTTCCGCGCAGAGCCGCGTCGCCTTCCGGTTCGGTCTGCCGCCCTCGCTGGGCAACGCGCCCGCGCTCGAGCGGGCCGAGCCCCTCTCCGCGTTCCTCTCGCGCGCGCTGGGCCGCAAGGTGGAGGTGGGCGTGGCGGCCAGCTACGAGGCGCTCGCCAAGGACTTGCTCGCGGGCCGGGCGGATGCCATCTGGGCGCCGCCCTTCGTGTGTGCGCGCGTGGAGGCCCTGGGCGTGCGGGTGCTGGCGCGGGGCGTGCGGCGCGGCCGTTCCTCCTACCGCTCGGCGCTGGTGGCGCGCGCGGACGCGGGGCTCACGGTGGAGGGGCTCCAGGGCAAGCGCGTGGCGTGGGTGGACCGGGAGTCGGTGGGTGGCTATCTGCTGCCGGCGGCGCACCTGAAGGCCCGGGGCCTGGAGCCCGCCAAGGTGTTCTCCTCGCAGCTCTTCACCGGCTCGTACCGGGCGGCGTTGGAGTCGGTGCGCGACGGCCTGGCGGACGTGGCGGGTGTGTTCTGCCCGCCGGAGTCCACCGGGCTCACCTACGCGGATGGCGTGGAGGTGGTGTTGCCGGGCCACGGTGGGGCGTTCTCGCTGCTCGCCTATACGGAGGAAGCGCCCAATGACGGGGTGCCCGTGGGCATGGGCGTGGCGCCCGAGCTCGTGGCGCTGTTGGAGCGCGCCTTCCTGGGGCTGCACCAGGGCGAGGAGGGCAGGCGCTTGCTGGAGGGCATCTTCGTCGCGGATCGCTTCGAGCCAGCGCCCCGCATGGGCTACCGCGCGCTCTACCGCGTGGCCCTCGCGAGTCTCTAG
- a CDS encoding heme ABC transporter ATP-binding protein yields MTAALEVHQLHCQIGATPLLTGIDLALEPGEFLAIIGRNGAGKSTLLNHLTGEMMGQQGEVRVFGAPLASQPREELARRRAVVPQTTTLPFASEVLEVVMLGRIPHLRHRPESREDVRIARDCLARVGLGGYEGRDYLTLSGGEQQRVHLARALAQLHGSPGQRLILLDEPTSALDVAYQHRTLQLVKELTREGVAALLILHDLNLVSQYADKVLVLAERRVLAFGTPHEVMTTEVLTRAFGYPMTALPHPWLECPLIISGEQRAHTPRAHVPRA; encoded by the coding sequence ATGACCGCGGCCCTCGAAGTCCATCAACTGCACTGCCAGATCGGCGCCACCCCGCTGCTCACCGGCATCGACCTGGCCCTGGAGCCGGGCGAGTTCCTGGCCATCATCGGGCGCAATGGCGCGGGCAAGAGCACGCTGCTCAACCACCTGACGGGGGAGATGATGGGTCAGCAGGGCGAGGTGCGTGTCTTCGGCGCGCCCCTGGCGAGCCAGCCGCGCGAGGAGCTGGCCCGGCGGCGGGCGGTGGTTCCGCAGACCACGACCCTTCCCTTCGCCTCCGAGGTGCTGGAGGTGGTGATGCTGGGAAGGATTCCCCACCTGCGCCACCGGCCGGAGTCTCGCGAGGACGTGCGCATCGCGCGCGACTGTCTGGCGCGGGTCGGACTGGGCGGCTACGAGGGGCGTGACTACCTGACGCTGTCCGGAGGAGAGCAGCAGCGCGTCCACCTGGCGCGCGCGCTCGCCCAGCTCCACGGCTCGCCGGGGCAGCGGTTGATCCTCCTGGACGAGCCCACGAGCGCCCTGGACGTCGCCTACCAGCACCGCACCCTGCAACTGGTGAAGGAGCTGACCCGGGAAGGCGTCGCGGCGCTGCTCATCCTCCATGACCTGAACCTCGTCTCGCAGTACGCGGACAAGGTGCTCGTGCTCGCCGAGCGGCGGGTGCTCGCCTTCGGAACACCCCACGAGGTGATGACGACGGAGGTGCTCACCCGGGCGTTCGGCTATCCCATGACGGCCCTGCCCCACCCGTGGCTGGAGTGCCCGCTCATCATCTCGGGAGAGCAGCGCGCGCACACCCCTCGTGCGCACGTGCCGAGGGCCTAG
- a CDS encoding FecCD family ABC transporter permease, whose protein sequence is MRTLGLDQPEPSITHVPSARSRRIWGMLVLVPLLVGCMIVSMGAGAMSMSPAQVVSILLAKVGLSPLATFTDQQAAVLHAVRLPRVLMGALVGAALAIAGAALQGLFRNPLADPGLLGVSGGASLAVAAVTVLKVNLLGLHTQPVAAFGGSLGAILLISSLARGNGRTQVATMLLCGVAINALCLAGTGLFTYLSTDDQLRTLTFWQLGSLSGATWETVSTLAPLVLVCAVGVTLLCNPLNALMLGESNANYLGISVERLKWQLVTLVALGVGGAVAFSGMIGFAGLVVPHLIRICLGPNHRVLLPLSALLGATLLVLSDLVARTVVIPSELPIGIVTALTGAPFFLYLILRQRRLPVS, encoded by the coding sequence ATGCGAACGCTCGGCCTTGATCAACCAGAGCCGTCCATCACCCACGTGCCCTCCGCCCGGAGCCGGCGCATCTGGGGGATGCTCGTGCTCGTGCCCCTGCTGGTCGGGTGCATGATCGTCTCCATGGGCGCGGGAGCCATGTCCATGAGCCCCGCCCAGGTCGTCTCCATCCTCCTCGCGAAGGTGGGCCTTTCCCCCCTGGCCACCTTCACGGATCAGCAGGCCGCGGTGCTCCACGCCGTCCGCCTGCCCCGCGTCCTCATGGGAGCGCTGGTGGGCGCGGCGCTCGCCATCGCGGGTGCGGCCCTCCAGGGCCTGTTCCGCAACCCCCTGGCCGATCCCGGTCTGCTCGGGGTCTCGGGAGGCGCCTCGCTCGCGGTGGCCGCGGTCACCGTGCTCAAGGTGAACCTCCTCGGCCTGCACACCCAGCCGGTGGCGGCGTTCGGGGGCAGCCTCGGGGCCATCCTCCTCATCTCCTCGCTCGCGCGGGGCAACGGCAGGACCCAGGTGGCGACGATGCTGCTGTGCGGCGTGGCCATCAACGCCCTGTGCCTGGCGGGCACGGGCCTCTTCACCTACCTGTCCACGGACGATCAACTGCGCACCCTCACCTTCTGGCAGCTCGGCTCGCTGTCGGGAGCGACCTGGGAGACGGTGTCCACGCTGGCGCCGCTCGTGCTGGTGTGCGCCGTGGGCGTGACGCTGCTGTGCAACCCGCTCAACGCCCTGATGCTGGGCGAGTCGAACGCGAACTACCTGGGCATCTCCGTGGAGCGGCTCAAGTGGCAACTCGTGACGCTCGTGGCCCTGGGCGTGGGCGGGGCGGTGGCCTTCTCCGGGATGATCGGCTTCGCGGGGCTCGTGGTGCCGCACCTCATCCGCATCTGCCTGGGACCCAACCACCGGGTGCTCCTGCCCCTGTCGGCGCTGCTCGGCGCGACGCTCCTGGTGCTCTCGGACCTGGTCGCGCGCACCGTCGTCATCCCCTCCGAGCTGCCCATCGGCATCGTGACCGCGCTCACCGGCGCCCCCTTCTTCCTCTACCTGATCCTGAGACAGCGGAGGCTCCCCGTCTCATGA
- a CDS encoding heme/hemin ABC transporter substrate-binding protein, with amino-acid sequence MRALAISMLFTGTLLVSPLASAAAVKGADGQTVEIAPPKRVVAVNSSLVEILFGLGKGGTVVGTDVGGNFPPEQAKIAKVGHPYHPSVEGIISLQPDVVLTSQENLDAATAAQLRGARIPVLVLENSSKDGIAGLKRRIEAVARLFDIPEAGQKMTREMDQRLAELNKRIAATKTKPRILFIYAHGPGEAFVYGRDTGVHVLIELVGGQNAADFTTGTKALTAEGMVLAAPDAIIMLNRSLEAVGGAAGALKMPGVALTPAGKNSKIIAVDDTVRWVGPRFPLFADSLFTALHANARP; translated from the coding sequence ATGAGAGCTCTCGCCATTTCGATGCTGTTCACGGGGACGCTGCTCGTCAGTCCCCTGGCCTCCGCGGCGGCGGTGAAGGGGGCGGATGGGCAGACGGTGGAGATCGCCCCGCCCAAGCGGGTGGTGGCGGTCAACTCCTCGCTGGTGGAGATCCTCTTCGGGCTCGGCAAGGGCGGCACCGTGGTGGGCACCGACGTGGGGGGGAACTTCCCCCCGGAGCAGGCCAAGATCGCCAAGGTCGGCCACCCCTACCACCCGAGCGTCGAGGGCATCATCAGCCTCCAGCCGGACGTCGTCCTGACCAGCCAGGAGAACCTGGATGCCGCCACCGCCGCCCAGCTCCGGGGCGCGCGCATCCCCGTGCTGGTGCTGGAGAACTCCTCGAAGGATGGAATCGCCGGACTCAAGCGGCGCATCGAGGCCGTGGCGCGGCTGTTCGACATCCCCGAGGCCGGTCAGAAGATGACGCGGGAGATGGATCAGCGGCTGGCGGAGCTCAACAAGCGCATCGCCGCGACGAAGACGAAGCCGCGCATCCTCTTCATCTACGCGCACGGGCCGGGCGAGGCCTTCGTCTACGGACGGGACACGGGCGTGCATGTGCTCATCGAACTGGTGGGCGGTCAGAACGCCGCGGACTTCACCACGGGCACCAAGGCGCTGACGGCCGAGGGCATGGTGCTGGCCGCCCCGGACGCCATCATCATGCTCAACCGGAGCCTGGAGGCCGTGGGCGGCGCGGCCGGAGCCCTGAAAATGCCGGGCGTGGCCCTGACGCCCGCGGGCAAGAACTCGAAGATCATCGCCGTGGACGACACGGTGCGCTGGGTGGGTCCCCGCTTCCCCCTCTTCGCCGACTCCCTCTTCACGGCCCTCCATGCGAACGCTCGGCCTTGA
- a CDS encoding serine/threonine protein kinase, with the protein METFGRYELLRKLATGGMGQVFLARQKGPVGFQKLLVVKRLLPHLSEDPEFIHMFLDEARIAGVLNHPNIAQIYDLGDVDGVLYIAMEYVHGEAVSQVNVHARQRRGGLPLGLKCRIIADAAAGLGHAHEARTPSGRKLGLIHRDVSPQNVLVGFNGNVKLIDFGVAKAVGKLSQTVVGTIKGKHAYMSPEQARGEELDARSDVYGLGTVFYELLTHQRLFKRDTDMATLKAVVGARVLPPSEVVPGIPKSLDAVVMKALARRREERFQSAGDLQLALEDFLVSERLAGTQAHLTAFMKELYATELEEERFASEPTVIQFDPRLSREISSASETKVGPAHAPAPAQPPRPKPSAASPAPARKPQMGSSSPGRPAVKTPRPGDDGSKGK; encoded by the coding sequence GTGGAAACCTTCGGCCGTTACGAACTGCTGCGCAAACTGGCGACTGGCGGAATGGGTCAGGTCTTCCTGGCCCGTCAGAAGGGGCCCGTGGGCTTCCAGAAGCTGCTGGTGGTCAAGCGGCTTTTGCCGCACCTGTCCGAGGACCCCGAATTCATCCACATGTTCCTGGACGAGGCGCGCATCGCCGGGGTGCTCAACCACCCGAACATCGCGCAGATCTACGACCTGGGAGACGTGGACGGGGTGCTCTACATCGCCATGGAGTACGTCCACGGCGAGGCCGTCAGCCAGGTGAACGTGCACGCCCGGCAACGCAGGGGCGGACTGCCCCTGGGGCTCAAGTGCCGCATCATCGCGGACGCGGCCGCGGGCCTGGGCCACGCGCACGAGGCGCGCACGCCCTCGGGCCGCAAGCTGGGCCTCATCCACCGGGACGTGTCCCCCCAGAACGTGCTCGTGGGCTTCAACGGCAACGTGAAGCTCATCGACTTCGGGGTGGCCAAGGCGGTGGGCAAGCTGTCCCAGACGGTCGTCGGCACCATCAAGGGCAAGCACGCGTACATGTCCCCGGAGCAGGCGCGGGGCGAGGAGCTCGACGCGCGCTCGGACGTGTACGGCCTGGGCACCGTCTTCTACGAGCTGCTCACCCACCAGCGGCTGTTCAAACGGGACACGGACATGGCCACCCTCAAGGCCGTGGTGGGCGCGCGCGTGCTGCCCCCGTCCGAGGTGGTCCCCGGCATCCCCAAGTCCCTGGACGCGGTGGTGATGAAGGCGCTCGCGCGCCGGCGCGAGGAGCGCTTCCAGAGCGCGGGGGACTTGCAGCTCGCGCTCGAGGACTTCCTCGTCTCCGAGCGGCTGGCGGGCACCCAGGCCCATCTCACCGCCTTCATGAAGGAGCTGTACGCCACCGAGCTGGAGGAGGAGCGCTTCGCCAGCGAGCCCACCGTCATCCAGTTCGACCCCCGGCTGTCGCGGGAGATCAGCTCCGCGTCGGAGACCAAGGTAGGCCCGGCCCACGCCCCGGCTCCGGCGCAGCCTCCACGCCCCAAGCCCTCCGCCGCGAGCCCCGCCCCCGCGCGCAAGCCGCAGATGGGCAGCTCCTCTCCCGGCCGGCCCGCCGTGAAGACGCCCCGCCCGGGTGATGACGGCTCCAAGGGCAAGTGA